A part of Gambusia affinis linkage group LG21, SWU_Gaff_1.0, whole genome shotgun sequence genomic DNA contains:
- the LOC122824361 gene encoding serine/threonine-protein kinase pim-2-like: protein MVKELKKKGKSPALRRRLEGNNSMMSAGSESVKDSRPRKRKKAAGETPRRRIMVSQMAGASTSCQGTNRTMRRLRSNTTKEAEVSSPPAKKKKKGLLHQVLTKEPPSSWDISSESSSCPVPAEDFQKPLKRKKMKMEEERVDSPRAEFQEKYVQLHQLGDGGFGSVFAGYRIEGKLPVAIKHIPKDNVVIKHKDENGRELAMETVIMLKLRSATVPQLAMVSLLDWYDLDQELILVMERPMFAEDLLVFLKERGGCLNEKEAKIILKQLVEAALYLQNANIFHRDIKVENILIETTTEGLQVYLIDFGLSCFDDRRKHELLCGTPEHLPLDWFMHNNYCAEPTTVWQLGVVLFEVVHMMRFNSHSFLKNKLKISKRLSKNCQDVLTKCLMVDPVDRPTLEHLLGHPWFS, encoded by the exons atggtcaaagagcttaaaaagaaaggaaaatcgCCGGCCCTCAGGAGACGACTAG AGGGCAACAACAGCATGATGTCAGCTGGCTCAGAGTCTGTTAAGGACAGCAGAccaaggaaaaggaaaaaagctgCAGGTGAGACCCCCAGAAGACGGATCATGGTCTCTCAGATGGCTGGAGCCTCCACAAGCTGCCAGGGCACGAACAGAACCATGAGGAGACTGAGGAGTAACACCACAAAGGAGGCAGAGGTATCTTCACCACCagccaagaagaagaagaagggacTCTTGCATCAGGTCCTGACCAAAGAACCTCCATCCTCCTGGGACATCAGCTCAG AATCCAGCTCCTGTCCAGTACCGGCAGAGGACTTTCAGAAACCactgaagaggaagaagatgaagatggaGGAAGAAAGAGTGGATTCCCCAAGAG CTGAATTCCAGGAAAAGTATGTCCAGCTGCATCAGCTTGGAGATGGAGGTTTTGGATCTGTGTTTGCTGGATATCGGATCGAGGGTAAATTGCCT GTGGCTATTAAACACATCCCGAAAGACAATGTGGTCATCAAACATAAG GATGAGAACGGCAGGGAGCTGGCCATGGAGACTGTAATCATGTTGAAGCTGAGAAGTGCAACAGTGCCGCAGTTGGCCATGGTGTCCCTGCTGGACTGGTACGATCTGGATCAGGAGCTGATTTTAGTGATGGAGCGGCCAATGTTTGCTGAGGACCTTCTGGTCTTTCTTAAAGAGCGTGGAGGTTGTCTAAATGAGAAGGAAGCCAAG atcATACTGAAACAGCTTGTAGAAGCAGCGCTTTACCTTCAGAATGCAAACATCTTCCACAGGGACATTAAGGTGGAAAATATCCTGATTGAGACCACCACAGAAGGTCTACAAGTCTATCTGATAGACTTTGGTTTGAGCTGCTTTGATGatagaagaaaacatgaactACTCTGTG GTACTCCTGAACACCTCCCACTGGACTGGTTCATGCACAACAACTACTGTGCTGAACCCACAACAGTGTGGCAGCTGGGTGTGGTGCTGTTCGAGGTGGTCCACATGATGCGGTTCAACAGCCACAGCTTCCTGAAAAACAAGCTGAAGATCAGCAAAAGGCTCTCCAAGA ACTGCCAGGATGTTCTGACAAAGTGTCTGATGGTTGACCCTGTGGATCGTCCCACACTGGAACACCTGCTGGGCCACCCGTGGTTTTCGtag